The following proteins come from a genomic window of Palaemon carinicauda isolate YSFRI2023 chromosome 12, ASM3689809v2, whole genome shotgun sequence:
- the LOC137650925 gene encoding uncharacterized protein: protein MDIILSSRGKKEIAYKGYIYKKDKDTQTTISWRCKVKGCKGRLSTTLEYESDRNCSEKGEHSHAPDVVKVGEEMVKKKSLKAGATTHDPPRRLLQDANAGLSDELAAKIGSGAKLKSSISKK, encoded by the coding sequence ATGGATATTATACTTTCTAGTCGCGGCAAAAAGGAAATAGCATATAAAGGTTATATctataaaaaagataaagatactCAAACGACCATTTCATGGCGTTGTAAAGTGAAAGGTTGTAAAGGCCGCCTGAGTACTACACTGGAATACGAAAGTGATAGAAATTGCTCCGAGAAAGGCGAACACTCACATGCACCTGATGTTGTTAAAGTTGGTgaagaaatggttaaaaaaaaaagtctaaaagctGGTGCAACAACACATGATCCACCAAGGCGATTACTTCAAGATGCTAACGCTGGTCTATCAGATGAACTTGCTGCCAAGATTGGATCTGGGGCGAAATTGAAGAGTAGCATATCTAAGAAGTGA